The Pseudomonadota bacterium genome includes a window with the following:
- a CDS encoding N-acetylmuramoyl-L-alanine amidase — MLTLFTAVFHQTSHAKPIVKDARVGQHENATRFVLDLSESVPFQIFILKDPHRLVVDLMGAGWALDDSQLAFNSGLVGSIRYGQFKFETARIVVDLRAPAMVSQAFILPPGKSEDYRLVIDLRQVAEESFTPSTSDSAAAFQPTTAPQEANNRNGQAEVAKASATSRRFLLPAPPRPSLKPFSKQPFLIVVDAGHGGADPGAVVTNGKYEKDITLAAAHALEVILIERGYNVVLSRSGDKYISLSDRAELAQERNADLFVSLHADRHKNPAVRGASVYTLSEKASDAETEALAARENEVDSLFDVNNSEEYEEDVRKILISLVQRTTMTCSAMFAGELIPELKKSTKLLGRTHRFAGFRVLKAPNVPSVLVEMGYMSNLEDRKILSSEKGRYTLMRSVAQAIEDYFLRHEACTQAS; from the coding sequence GTGTTAACACTGTTCACAGCAGTTTTCCATCAAACCTCGCACGCCAAGCCGATCGTCAAGGATGCGCGAGTTGGACAGCACGAGAATGCCACGCGATTCGTGCTCGACCTCAGCGAATCTGTGCCGTTTCAAATATTTATTCTGAAAGACCCGCATCGGCTCGTCGTCGATTTGATGGGGGCGGGATGGGCGCTTGACGATAGTCAGCTTGCGTTCAATAGCGGCCTTGTCGGTTCCATACGATACGGGCAATTCAAATTCGAGACCGCGAGAATTGTCGTCGATTTGAGAGCGCCGGCAATGGTTAGTCAGGCATTTATTTTGCCGCCCGGAAAATCCGAAGACTATCGCCTTGTCATCGACCTCAGGCAGGTAGCCGAGGAATCATTCACGCCATCCACATCGGACTCGGCCGCAGCTTTCCAACCCACCACAGCGCCGCAAGAAGCGAACAATCGAAATGGCCAAGCGGAAGTTGCTAAAGCATCAGCCACATCACGAAGGTTTCTTTTGCCTGCGCCGCCGCGCCCGAGCCTCAAGCCATTCTCAAAACAGCCTTTCCTGATCGTCGTCGATGCCGGCCATGGCGGCGCCGACCCAGGCGCCGTGGTTACAAACGGAAAATATGAAAAAGATATCACTTTGGCGGCAGCACACGCCTTGGAAGTCATACTCATCGAACGCGGCTACAACGTGGTTCTCTCGCGCAGCGGTGATAAATATATATCTCTTTCTGATCGGGCCGAATTGGCGCAGGAACGAAATGCCGATCTATTTGTTTCCCTCCATGCCGACCGGCATAAAAATCCCGCCGTTCGCGGGGCCTCCGTTTACACCTTGTCGGAAAAGGCTTCGGACGCGGAAACCGAAGCCTTGGCGGCGCGTGAAAACGAAGTGGATTCCCTGTTTGATGTAAATAATTCGGAAGAATATGAAGAAGATGTTCGCAAAATTCTGATATCGCTCGTTCAGCGTACGACGATGACTTGTTCCGCCATGTTCGCCGGCGAACTCATTCCCGAACTGAAAAAATCAACCAAATTGCTTGGCCGCACTCACCGTTTCGCGGGGTTTCGCGTCCTCAAAGCACCGAATGTCCCTTCAGTGCTGGTAGAAATGGGCTATATGTCAAATCTCGAGGACCGCAAGATATTGTCGTCTGAGAAGGGTCGATACACGCTCATGCGAAGCGTTGCCCAGGCGATCGAGGACTATTTCTTACGCCATGAAGCATGCACGCAAGCGTCATAA
- a CDS encoding ribonuclease E/G: MVKRMLIDASHAEEIRVVVANGTRLEEFDFETAAKKQLKGNFYLAKVMRVEPSLQAAFVEYGGNRHGFLPFGEIHPDYYQIPVADREALFAEQQDATDDNVDDNADDLTDEESGPATVDAADARDGDAASEETDLGAEELESGAEANEDSDAPSEDRVANPDESVETLGGDDIDDEAQRRLHVSRSLLSRRYKIQEVIKKRQVMLIQVVKEERGNKGAALTTYLSLAGRYCVLMPNAVRGGGISRKIVNADDRKRLKAITAELKVPSRMAVIVRTAGLARTRAEIKRDFEYLLRQWEGIRKATLESSAPVLINEEANLIRRSIRDLYSRDIDQIQVEGEEGYRIAKDFMRTLIPSHSSRVQPYRDRIPLFTRYQIESQLDAMYSPQVQLRSGGYLVINPTEALVSIDVNSGRATKMRTVEETALTTNQEAADEIARQLRLRDLAGLVVIDFIDMDENRNQRNIERRFKEAMRDDRARIQIGRISPFGLLELSRQRLRPSILETATEVCSTCAGTGVVRATASSAVHVLRAIEEEGLRERSGQILVHVPGEIALYILNHKRDTLGEIESRYAMEIAFKDDPTLVPPMYTIETLRAHEGGVPEGRADTVFVEDEAEDGEQEAVVVETADGEEQPRRRRRRRKPRTGKPLGAEAGEPAARTEEVPAARVATDASETAEPAEAVESGEAAAAEGEEDGALKKRRRRGRRGGRRRNARSHDVGEESNAETAQVSGADGTVEGSAEGANSEPEAILGESSNLPTDNLAASEEAVSEEVSEGHTTEPAESEIKPKRASRSRWKRATEKQPDNDAASSEEASGDEPLVSADVGNSNDGGDPQEKAPSPAPIAETPATPDSDSGDTASDKLVAVSLEDKAENSSSDGGPGEQAAEPSQRRAGWWQRDLS; encoded by the coding sequence ATGGTCAAAAGAATGCTGATCGATGCCAGCCACGCGGAAGAAATTCGCGTCGTGGTGGCGAATGGAACACGACTCGAAGAATTTGATTTCGAAACAGCGGCGAAGAAGCAGCTTAAGGGAAATTTTTATCTCGCTAAGGTAATGAGGGTCGAACCTTCATTGCAGGCTGCGTTTGTCGAGTATGGTGGAAACCGACACGGGTTTCTGCCGTTTGGCGAAATTCACCCCGACTATTACCAGATTCCGGTTGCCGACAGGGAAGCGTTGTTCGCCGAACAACAAGACGCTACCGACGATAATGTCGATGACAACGCCGATGACCTGACGGATGAAGAATCCGGGCCGGCGACCGTAGATGCGGCAGATGCGCGCGATGGCGATGCGGCGTCGGAAGAAACCGATCTCGGCGCTGAGGAGCTCGAATCAGGTGCCGAAGCCAATGAAGATAGCGATGCTCCAAGTGAAGATCGCGTAGCAAACCCTGATGAATCGGTGGAGACGCTTGGCGGCGACGATATAGACGATGAAGCGCAGCGTCGGCTCCATGTCAGCCGGTCGCTTCTATCGCGCCGTTACAAGATCCAAGAGGTCATCAAGAAACGCCAGGTCATGCTGATCCAGGTGGTGAAGGAAGAACGCGGCAATAAGGGCGCCGCGCTGACGACTTATCTTTCTTTGGCCGGCCGGTATTGCGTCCTGATGCCGAATGCGGTGCGCGGCGGCGGTATATCGCGTAAAATCGTCAATGCAGACGACCGCAAGCGCCTCAAGGCCATCACCGCTGAATTGAAGGTCCCCTCGCGCATGGCCGTGATCGTGCGCACAGCCGGCCTCGCCCGGACGCGCGCCGAGATCAAACGCGATTTCGAGTATCTGTTGCGCCAATGGGAAGGTATTCGCAAGGCGACCCTGGAATCCAGCGCACCGGTTCTGATCAACGAGGAAGCCAATCTAATCCGGCGTTCGATACGTGACCTGTATTCTCGTGACATCGACCAAATTCAGGTTGAGGGCGAGGAAGGCTACAGAATCGCCAAAGACTTCATGCGGACGTTAATTCCGAGCCATAGTTCCCGAGTGCAGCCATACCGCGACCGCATCCCTCTGTTCACACGTTACCAGATAGAGAGCCAACTTGACGCGATGTACAGCCCGCAAGTGCAATTGCGCTCGGGCGGCTATCTCGTCATCAACCCGACCGAGGCGCTCGTGTCGATCGATGTGAATTCGGGCCGGGCGACAAAAATGCGCACGGTCGAGGAAACAGCGCTGACGACAAATCAGGAAGCCGCCGATGAGATTGCGCGGCAGTTGAGGCTGCGTGATTTGGCGGGGCTAGTGGTGATCGATTTCATCGATATGGATGAAAATCGTAACCAGAGAAATATCGAACGCCGCTTCAAAGAAGCAATGCGCGACGACCGCGCGCGAATTCAGATAGGCCGTATCAGCCCCTTCGGCTTGCTCGAACTTTCGCGCCAGCGCCTGCGGCCGAGTATTTTGGAAACGGCCACGGAAGTATGCTCAACCTGTGCTGGCACGGGTGTTGTGCGGGCCACAGCGTCTTCTGCCGTCCATGTTCTGAGGGCCATCGAGGAAGAAGGCCTACGTGAGCGCAGCGGTCAAATTCTCGTACATGTACCGGGTGAAATCGCGCTCTACATTCTCAATCACAAGCGCGATACGCTGGGTGAAATCGAATCGCGCTACGCGATGGAGATCGCGTTCAAAGACGACCCCACTCTTGTGCCACCCATGTACACTATCGAAACCCTGCGCGCTCACGAAGGGGGAGTCCCCGAGGGCCGGGCGGACACGGTGTTTGTCGAAGATGAGGCGGAGGACGGCGAGCAAGAGGCCGTCGTGGTGGAGACCGCCGATGGCGAAGAACAGCCACGTCGACGCAGGCGGCGACGCAAGCCCCGTACGGGAAAACCACTGGGTGCTGAGGCTGGAGAACCTGCGGCCCGCACAGAAGAAGTGCCCGCAGCCAGAGTAGCCACGGACGCTAGCGAAACCGCTGAACCCGCCGAGGCCGTTGAATCCGGCGAAGCAGCTGCGGCGGAAGGCGAAGAAGACGGTGCCCTCAAAAAGCGGCGGCGGCGTGGCCGACGTGGTGGCCGCCGGCGCAACGCGCGCAGCCACGACGTCGGCGAAGAATCCAACGCTGAAACGGCGCAGGTATCCGGCGCAGACGGGACGGTAGAAGGCAGCGCAGAGGGTGCGAATTCGGAACCAGAAGCAATTTTGGGCGAATCAAGTAATTTGCCGACGGATAATCTTGCCGCATCGGAAGAAGCCGTTTCGGAAGAGGTTTCTGAGGGGCATACCACAGAGCCGGCCGAAAGCGAGATAAAGCCAAAACGTGCGAGCCGTTCAAGATGGAAACGCGCTACTGAGAAACAGCCGGATAATGATGCTGCGTCAAGCGAAGAGGCAAGCGGCGATGAACCTCTGGTGTCCGCCGATGTTGGCAATTCCAATGATGGTGGCGATCCGCAAGAAAAGGCGCCCTCACCCGCTCCCATAGCCGAAACTCCCGCAACGCCTGACAGTGACAGCGGCGATACCGCCAGCGATAAATTGGTGGCCGTTTCCCTAGAGGACAAAGCAGAAAATAGTTCAAGCGATGGGGGTCCCGGCGAACAGGCGGCAGAGCCGTCACAGCGCCGCGCCGGATGGTGGCAGCGCGATTTGTCCTAA
- a CDS encoding aminotransferase class I/II-fold pyridoxal phosphate-dependent enzyme, translated as MKVSRRADVAPFYAMEILKTANEMADGGADIMHMETGEPVSGAPSKVIEAAHAALDHAHLGYTEAQGDPKLRARIAQHYAEYYGQQVAAERVAVTIGASGGLLLAFLAAFDVGDRVAMADPSYPAYRNTLAALGLESVGLPAGPETRFQPTVGLLRALEKPIQGLIISSPSNPTGTMIPRAEFEAVAKYCDSEGIRIISDEIYHGITYHERAETILAYSDSAIVANGFSKYFAMTGWRLGWMVFPSDLVRPVERLAQNIFISPPALSQHAALAAFDCREELDANVARYAENRKILQHALPQAGFGDLAPSDGAFYVYADVSRLTNDSQQFCQDMLKATGVAATPGIDFDTARGNRYVRISFASDRATVLRATNALIRWLKSE; from the coding sequence ATGAAAGTTTCTAGACGCGCCGATGTCGCGCCTTTTTACGCCATGGAGATTCTCAAGACCGCGAATGAAATGGCGGATGGCGGCGCTGATATCATGCATATGGAAACAGGCGAACCGGTCAGCGGCGCGCCGTCGAAGGTCATCGAAGCCGCGCATGCCGCGCTCGATCACGCCCATCTGGGCTATACCGAGGCGCAGGGTGATCCAAAATTACGCGCCCGCATCGCCCAACATTACGCGGAATATTACGGTCAACAGGTTGCGGCAGAGCGGGTCGCCGTCACCATCGGTGCTTCGGGCGGGCTTTTGCTCGCATTTCTCGCGGCTTTTGATGTCGGCGACCGAGTTGCCATGGCCGACCCAAGCTATCCCGCCTACCGCAACACGCTCGCTGCCCTCGGGTTAGAATCGGTTGGTTTGCCTGCCGGACCTGAAACCCGTTTTCAGCCGACGGTCGGGCTTTTGCGGGCACTGGAAAAACCAATCCAAGGACTCATCATCTCCAGCCCATCCAATCCAACAGGCACGATGATTCCGCGCGCCGAATTCGAGGCCGTAGCAAAATACTGTGACAGCGAAGGTATCCGCATCATTTCGGATGAGATCTATCATGGCATTACCTATCACGAGCGCGCCGAGACGATACTCGCATACAGCGACAGCGCCATCGTCGCCAACGGATTTTCCAAATATTTTGCGATGACCGGATGGCGGCTCGGCTGGATGGTATTTCCATCAGATTTGGTGCGACCAGTCGAGCGGCTGGCACAGAACATATTTATATCGCCGCCCGCGCTGTCTCAGCATGCCGCCCTCGCGGCGTTCGATTGCCGCGAAGAGCTTGACGCCAATGTCGCGCGCTACGCTGAAAATCGAAAAATATTACAACATGCCTTGCCGCAAGCGGGCTTCGGTGACCTCGCACCCTCAGACGGTGCTTTTTATGTGTATGCGGATGTCTCTCGCCTCACCAATGATTCGCAACAATTTTGCCAGGACATGCTAAAGGCGACAGGCGTGGCGGCCACACCCGGTATCGATTTCGACACCGCGCGCGGCAACCGCTATGTGCGCATTTCATTTGCGAGCGACCGCGCAACTGTATTGCGCGCCACCAACGCCCTCATTCGCTGGCTAAAAAGTGAATGA
- a CDS encoding gamma-glutamyltransferase has product MFEPTSYFGGATSDEPRAALVARDVLAAGGSAADAAVALYFTLAVTYPSTASLGGGGVCLVYNPNEDDGDTTEVIEFYALAAATGGTAPRRPNAIPGSVRGMYGLQARYGRLPWSRLLAPAETYARLGHQVSRALARDIRLAGLSLFTDPEMRKIFLHSDGSPISEGQRVYQLELGSVISQLRLKGVGEFYGGSVAKVLSARVAEAEGALTIEELRAFAPVWRESITLPFGNQVFHTAPPPAAGGLTAAAMFHLLAEDDRYLDAPADERAHLFAEASKRAFADRETWLDVKNGVALDLNRLRSSMDSYNSSQATALDKLSQLPERRLENPAATSFVTIDRRGLTVSCAVTMNNLFGTGRIVPGTGILLAASPAASGNAATALSPIVLVNHNTSQLFFAAGSVGGAAAPSALASVMRGALLDALPLRDAMDAPRLHHGGIPDIVVTEPNFDTALRDSLDRRRHRVSEVPEIGRVNAVHCPGGAPRSPETCVFDTDRRGFGLASGGVL; this is encoded by the coding sequence ATGTTTGAACCCACCAGCTATTTCGGCGGCGCGACGTCCGACGAGCCGCGCGCCGCCTTGGTCGCTCGCGACGTACTAGCGGCGGGCGGCAGTGCGGCTGATGCCGCCGTTGCGCTATATTTTACATTGGCTGTAACCTATCCCTCGACTGCGAGCCTTGGCGGCGGCGGCGTATGCTTGGTGTACAATCCGAATGAGGATGACGGCGACACCACCGAAGTTATTGAATTTTATGCCCTCGCAGCGGCAACCGGGGGCACCGCGCCTCGCCGCCCCAACGCGATTCCCGGCTCGGTGCGGGGCATGTACGGTCTACAAGCACGCTACGGCCGCCTGCCATGGTCGCGCTTGCTGGCACCGGCAGAAACATATGCGCGCCTCGGACATCAAGTTTCGCGGGCTCTGGCACGCGACATCCGGTTGGCAGGCCTGTCTTTATTTACCGACCCCGAAATGCGCAAAATATTTTTACACAGCGACGGCTCGCCAATTTCCGAAGGTCAACGGGTGTATCAGTTGGAACTCGGCTCCGTCATATCCCAACTGCGACTTAAGGGGGTTGGCGAATTCTATGGCGGCAGCGTCGCCAAAGTCCTGAGCGCCCGAGTCGCGGAGGCCGAGGGCGCGCTCACAATTGAAGAATTGCGGGCCTTTGCACCGGTCTGGCGGGAAAGCATCACATTGCCGTTTGGAAACCAAGTCTTTCATACTGCGCCACCCCCCGCCGCCGGCGGCCTCACGGCAGCCGCAATGTTTCACCTTTTGGCCGAAGACGATCGTTATCTTGACGCCCCGGCTGACGAGCGTGCTCATCTTTTTGCTGAAGCCTCGAAACGCGCCTTTGCGGATCGGGAGACCTGGCTAGACGTCAAAAATGGAGTGGCACTCGATTTGAATCGTCTGCGATCGAGCATGGATTCCTATAACTCCAGTCAAGCGACCGCCCTGGACAAATTGAGCCAGCTGCCGGAGCGCCGGCTAGAAAACCCGGCCGCAACCAGCTTTGTTACCATCGACAGGCGCGGCCTCACCGTATCTTGCGCCGTGACGATGAATAATTTGTTCGGAACCGGACGTATTGTACCTGGCACCGGCATCTTATTAGCTGCTTCTCCCGCAGCATCGGGAAACGCCGCGACGGCTCTCTCGCCGATTGTCCTAGTAAATCATAATACCAGTCAGTTGTTCTTTGCCGCTGGCTCGGTAGGCGGCGCTGCCGCGCCCTCAGCTTTGGCCAGTGTAATGCGTGGAGCGCTTCTCGACGCTCTGCCGCTGCGTGATGCGATGGATGCACCTCGGCTCCATCACGGCGGCATACCTGACATCGTTGTTACCGAACCTAATTTTGATACAGCTCTACGGGACAGTCTTGACCGGCGCCGCCATCGGGTTTCCGAAGTTCCGGAAATCGGCCGTGTGAATGCCGTCCATTGTCCGGGGGGCGCGCCGCGCAGCCCTGAAACCTGCGTATTCGACACCGACCGGCGCGGCTTTGGCCTTGCCAGTGGCGGCGTGCTGTAG